The proteins below are encoded in one region of Populus alba chromosome 2, ASM523922v2, whole genome shotgun sequence:
- the LOC118052799 gene encoding large ribosomal subunit protein bL31c, whose amino-acid sequence MTAKNLILNKYSITTTLSPLYLTGTRNMALSLTNTFLQTKPISPPLPPIKKVKGSAAGNYGLQVTCRKKDIHPEFYQDAKVYCNGELVLTTGGTKQEYVVDVWSGNHPFYLGNRSGVLVDADQVEKFRKKYGGLSQIMEIPVLKGEVILPTRKKSSAGKGGKKK is encoded by the exons ATGACCGCAAAAAACCTCATCCTCAACAAATACTCCATCACCACCACCCTTTCTCCTCTCTACCTCACAGGCACAAGAAACATGGCACTTAGTCTGACTAACACTTTCCTCCAAACCAAACCAATCTCCCCTCCTCTCCCACCCATCAAAAAG GTGAAGGGAAGTGCGGCAGGGAATTACGGGCTGCAAGTGACGTgcaggaagaaagacatacaccCAGAGTTCTATCAAGACGCCAAGGTGTATTGCAACGGAGAGCTAGTGTTGACAACAGGTGGGACCAAGCAAGAGTACGTGGTGGATGTGTGGTCAGGCAACCATCCGTTTTACCTCGGAAACCGGTCCGGTGTTCTCGTAGATGCTGACCAGGTGGAGAAGTTCCGTAAGAAATACGGAGGGCTTTCGCAGATTATGGAAATTCCTGTACTTAAAGGTGAGGTTATTTTGCCTACCAGGAAAAAGTCTTCTGCTGGTAAAGGGGGCAAGAAGAAGTAG
- the LOC118052798 gene encoding glucose-1-phosphate adenylyltransferase large subunit, chloroplastic/amyloplastic isoform X3 — MDSFCGALMASADAIAVNFNKGGVGNDGTIFWGENLKKNLKSWDSRAQLRKNLRSGVNKIKPGVAYSLLTSDVKEETVIFEAPVFETPQADPSNVASIILGGGAGTRLFPLTSRRSKPAVPIGGCYRLIDIPMSNCINSGIKKIFILTQFNSFSLNRHLARTYNFGNGVSFGDGFVEVLAATQTPGEAGKKWFQGTADAVRQFIWMFEDARTKNVEHVLILSGDHLYRMNYMEFVQKHIDTNADITVSCVPMDDSRASDYGLMKIDSTGRIIQFAEKPKGTDLKAMQVDTTLLGLSKQEAMQFPYIASMGVYVFRTDVLLKLLRSSYPSCNDFGSEIIPSAVKEHNVQAYLFNDYWEDIGTIKSLFDANLALTEQPPKFEFYDPKTPFFTSPRFLPPTKVDKCRIVEAIISHGCFLRECSVQHSIVGVRSRLESGVELRRQGSGFTGITF; from the exons ATGGATTCTTTCTGTGGTGCCTTGATGGCAAGTGCTGACGCCATTGCGGTAAATTTTAACAAAGGAGGTGTTGGAAATGATGGGACTATCTTTTGGGGTGAGAATCTTAAGAAGAACCTGAAGAGCTGGGATTCGAGAGCCCAGTTGCGGAAAAATTTGAGAAGTGGTGTTAACAAGATCAAGCCTGGAGTTGCTTACTCTCTTCTTACATCAGATGTTAAGGAAGAAACTGTG atttttgagGCACCGGTGTTTGAGACTCCACAGGCAGACCCAAGTAATGTAGCTTCGATCATATTAGGTGGAGGAGCCGGGACGCGCCTCTTTCCTCTTACTAGCAGAAGGTCCAAGCCCGCG GTTCCAATTGGAGGCTGTTACAGGTTGATTGATATTCCTATGAGTAATTGCATCAATAGTGGGATAAAGAAGATTTTCATCCTAACCCAGTTCAATTCCTTCTCACTCAATCGGCATCTAGCCCGTACTTATAACTTTGGCAATGGTGTTAGTTTTGGAGATGGATTTGTGGAG GTTTTGGCAGCTACTCAAACACCAGGGGAAGCAGGAAAGAAGTGGTTTCAAGGAACTGCAGATGCTGTGAGGCAATTTATATGGATGTTCGAG GATGCAAGGACCAAGAACGTGGAGCATGTATTGATCTTGTCTGGTGATCATCTTTATCGAATGAACTACATGGAGTTTGTTCAG AAGCATATCGACACTAACGCAGATATTACAGTTTCCTGTGTACCCATGGATGACAG TCGTGCATCAGATTATGGACTGATGAAGATTGATAGCACTGGGCGTATCATTCAATTTGCTGAGAAACCTAAGGGCACTGATCTGAAAGCAATG CAAGTTGATACCACTCTTCTCGGACTCTCCAAGCAAGAAGCCATGCAATTTCCCTATATTGCTTCAATGGGCGTTTATGTGTTCAGAACTGATGTCTTGCTGAAGCTTCTGAGGTCTAGCTATCCCTCATGCAACGACTTTGGTTCTGAAATCATTCCATCTGCTGTGAAGGAGCATAATGTGCAG gcTTATTTATTCAACGACTACTGGGAGGACATTGGAACAATAAAGTCCCTTTTTGATGCCAATTTGGCCCTCACGGAGCAG CCaccaaagtttgaattttacgATCCAAAGACACCTTTCTTCACCTCTCCTAGATTCTTACCGCCTACTAAAGTTGATAAATGCAGG ATTGTCGAGGCAATAATCTCACATGGCTGCTTTTTACGAGAATGTAGCGTGCAACATTCTATTGTAGGAGTCCGCTCGCGTTTAGAGAGTGGTGTTGAGCTTAGA AGGCAGGGTTCTGGATTTACGGGCATCACATTCTAA
- the LOC118052798 gene encoding glucose-1-phosphate adenylyltransferase large subunit, chloroplastic/amyloplastic isoform X2 gives MDSFCGALMASADAIAVNFNKGGVGNDGTIFWGENLKKNLKSWDSRAQLRKNLRSGVNKIKPGVAYSLLTSDVKEETVIFEAPVFETPQADPSNVASIILGGGAGTRLFPLTSRRSKPAVPIGGCYRLIDIPMSNCINSGIKKIFILTQFNSFSLNRHLARTYNFGNGVSFGDGFVEVLAATQTPGEAGKKWFQGTADAVRQFIWMFEDARTKNVEHVLILSGDHLYRMNYMEFVQKHIDTNADITVSCVPMDDSRASDYGLMKIDSTGRIIQFAEKPKGTDLKAMQVDTTLLGLSKQEAMQFPYIASMGVYVFRTDVLLKLLRSSYPSCNDFGSEIIPSAVKEHNVQAYLFNDYWEDIGTIKSLFDANLALTEQPPKFEFYDPKTPFFTSPRFLPPTKVDKCRIVEAIISHGCFLRECSVQHSIVGVRSRLESGVELREVVGKIDHSAKTRVHSIRHCVCSVFKASFSETPHSNCIFLPSE, from the exons ATGGATTCTTTCTGTGGTGCCTTGATGGCAAGTGCTGACGCCATTGCGGTAAATTTTAACAAAGGAGGTGTTGGAAATGATGGGACTATCTTTTGGGGTGAGAATCTTAAGAAGAACCTGAAGAGCTGGGATTCGAGAGCCCAGTTGCGGAAAAATTTGAGAAGTGGTGTTAACAAGATCAAGCCTGGAGTTGCTTACTCTCTTCTTACATCAGATGTTAAGGAAGAAACTGTG atttttgagGCACCGGTGTTTGAGACTCCACAGGCAGACCCAAGTAATGTAGCTTCGATCATATTAGGTGGAGGAGCCGGGACGCGCCTCTTTCCTCTTACTAGCAGAAGGTCCAAGCCCGCG GTTCCAATTGGAGGCTGTTACAGGTTGATTGATATTCCTATGAGTAATTGCATCAATAGTGGGATAAAGAAGATTTTCATCCTAACCCAGTTCAATTCCTTCTCACTCAATCGGCATCTAGCCCGTACTTATAACTTTGGCAATGGTGTTAGTTTTGGAGATGGATTTGTGGAG GTTTTGGCAGCTACTCAAACACCAGGGGAAGCAGGAAAGAAGTGGTTTCAAGGAACTGCAGATGCTGTGAGGCAATTTATATGGATGTTCGAG GATGCAAGGACCAAGAACGTGGAGCATGTATTGATCTTGTCTGGTGATCATCTTTATCGAATGAACTACATGGAGTTTGTTCAG AAGCATATCGACACTAACGCAGATATTACAGTTTCCTGTGTACCCATGGATGACAG TCGTGCATCAGATTATGGACTGATGAAGATTGATAGCACTGGGCGTATCATTCAATTTGCTGAGAAACCTAAGGGCACTGATCTGAAAGCAATG CAAGTTGATACCACTCTTCTCGGACTCTCCAAGCAAGAAGCCATGCAATTTCCCTATATTGCTTCAATGGGCGTTTATGTGTTCAGAACTGATGTCTTGCTGAAGCTTCTGAGGTCTAGCTATCCCTCATGCAACGACTTTGGTTCTGAAATCATTCCATCTGCTGTGAAGGAGCATAATGTGCAG gcTTATTTATTCAACGACTACTGGGAGGACATTGGAACAATAAAGTCCCTTTTTGATGCCAATTTGGCCCTCACGGAGCAG CCaccaaagtttgaattttacgATCCAAAGACACCTTTCTTCACCTCTCCTAGATTCTTACCGCCTACTAAAGTTGATAAATGCAGG ATTGTCGAGGCAATAATCTCACATGGCTGCTTTTTACGAGAATGTAGCGTGCAACATTCTATTGTAGGAGTCCGCTCGCGTTTAGAGAGTGGTGTTGAGCTTAGA GAAGTCGTGGGAAAGATAGATCATTCTGCAAAAACCAGAGTGCATTCTATAAGGCATTGCGTTTGCAGTGTCTTCAAGGCATCATTTTCCGAAACTCCCCACTCCAATTGCATATTTCTGCCATCTGAATGA
- the LOC118052798 gene encoding glucose-1-phosphate adenylyltransferase large subunit, chloroplastic/amyloplastic isoform X1 produces the protein MDSFCGALMASADAIAVNFNKGGVGNDGTIFWGENLKKNLKSWDSRAQLRKNLRSGVNKIKPGVAYSLLTSDVKEETVIFEAPVFETPQADPSNVASIILGGGAGTRLFPLTSRRSKPAVPIGGCYRLIDIPMSNCINSGIKKIFILTQFNSFSLNRHLARTYNFGNGVSFGDGFVEVLAATQTPGEAGKKWFQGTADAVRQFIWMFEDARTKNVEHVLILSGDHLYRMNYMEFVQKHIDTNADITVSCVPMDDSRASDYGLMKIDSTGRIIQFAEKPKGTDLKAMQVDTTLLGLSKQEAMQFPYIASMGVYVFRTDVLLKLLRSSYPSCNDFGSEIIPSAVKEHNVQAYLFNDYWEDIGTIKSLFDANLALTEQPPKFEFYDPKTPFFTSPRFLPPTKVDKCRIVEAIISHGCFLRECSVQHSIVGVRSRLESGVELRDTMMMGADYYQTESEIASLLAEGKVPIGVGQNTKIRNCIIDKNAKIGKDVIITNADGVQEADRPSEGFYIRSGITAVLKNATIKDGTII, from the exons ATGGATTCTTTCTGTGGTGCCTTGATGGCAAGTGCTGACGCCATTGCGGTAAATTTTAACAAAGGAGGTGTTGGAAATGATGGGACTATCTTTTGGGGTGAGAATCTTAAGAAGAACCTGAAGAGCTGGGATTCGAGAGCCCAGTTGCGGAAAAATTTGAGAAGTGGTGTTAACAAGATCAAGCCTGGAGTTGCTTACTCTCTTCTTACATCAGATGTTAAGGAAGAAACTGTG atttttgagGCACCGGTGTTTGAGACTCCACAGGCAGACCCAAGTAATGTAGCTTCGATCATATTAGGTGGAGGAGCCGGGACGCGCCTCTTTCCTCTTACTAGCAGAAGGTCCAAGCCCGCG GTTCCAATTGGAGGCTGTTACAGGTTGATTGATATTCCTATGAGTAATTGCATCAATAGTGGGATAAAGAAGATTTTCATCCTAACCCAGTTCAATTCCTTCTCACTCAATCGGCATCTAGCCCGTACTTATAACTTTGGCAATGGTGTTAGTTTTGGAGATGGATTTGTGGAG GTTTTGGCAGCTACTCAAACACCAGGGGAAGCAGGAAAGAAGTGGTTTCAAGGAACTGCAGATGCTGTGAGGCAATTTATATGGATGTTCGAG GATGCAAGGACCAAGAACGTGGAGCATGTATTGATCTTGTCTGGTGATCATCTTTATCGAATGAACTACATGGAGTTTGTTCAG AAGCATATCGACACTAACGCAGATATTACAGTTTCCTGTGTACCCATGGATGACAG TCGTGCATCAGATTATGGACTGATGAAGATTGATAGCACTGGGCGTATCATTCAATTTGCTGAGAAACCTAAGGGCACTGATCTGAAAGCAATG CAAGTTGATACCACTCTTCTCGGACTCTCCAAGCAAGAAGCCATGCAATTTCCCTATATTGCTTCAATGGGCGTTTATGTGTTCAGAACTGATGTCTTGCTGAAGCTTCTGAGGTCTAGCTATCCCTCATGCAACGACTTTGGTTCTGAAATCATTCCATCTGCTGTGAAGGAGCATAATGTGCAG gcTTATTTATTCAACGACTACTGGGAGGACATTGGAACAATAAAGTCCCTTTTTGATGCCAATTTGGCCCTCACGGAGCAG CCaccaaagtttgaattttacgATCCAAAGACACCTTTCTTCACCTCTCCTAGATTCTTACCGCCTACTAAAGTTGATAAATGCAGG ATTGTCGAGGCAATAATCTCACATGGCTGCTTTTTACGAGAATGTAGCGTGCAACATTCTATTGTAGGAGTCCGCTCGCGTTTAGAGAGTGGTGTTGAGCTTAGA GATACTATGATGATGGGTGCTGACTACTATCAAACTGAATCTGAAATTGCCTCTCTGCTAGCGGAAGGAAAGGTTCCAATTGGCGTGGGTCAGAATACCAAAATCAG GAATTGTATTATTGATAAGAATGCCAAGATAGGAAAAGATGTGATCATCACAAATGCTGAT GGTGTTCAAGAAGCAGACAGACCAAGTGAAGGATTTTACATTAGATCAGGGATCACAGCGGTCCTGAAGAATGCAACAATTAAAGATGGAACCATTATCTAG
- the LOC118052800 gene encoding dihydroflavonol 4-reductase, with product MGTETETVCVTGASGFIGSWLIMRLLEKGYAVRATVRDPDNMKKVKHLLELPKASTHLTLWKADLSVEGSYDEAIQGCTGVFHVATPMDFESKDPENEVIKPTINGVLDIMRACAKSKTVRKIIFTSSAGTVDVEEKRKPVYDESCWSDLDFVQGVKMTGWMYFVSKTLAEQAAWKFAEENNLDFISIIPTLVVGPFIMQSMPPSLLTALSLITGNEAHYGILKQGHYVHLDDLCMSHIFLYENPKAEGRYICNSDDANIYDLAKLLREKYPEYNVPDKFKDIDENLACVAFSSKKLTDLGFEFKYSLEDMFAGAVETCREKGLIPLSHKKQAVEECKENEVLVPAS from the exons ATGGGAACAGAAACTGAAACAGTGTGTGTGACAGGTGCATCAGGCTTCATCGGATCATGGCTAATTATGCGACTACTAGAGAAAGGTTACGCTGTCCGAGCCACCGTCCGAGACCCTG ATAACATGAAGAAGGTGAAGCATTTGCTGGAATTGCCAAAGGCATCAACCCACTTGACTTTATGGAAAGCTGATCTTTCTGTAGAGGGGAGTTATGACGAAGCAATTCAAGGGTGCACAGGAGTGTTCCATGTTGCCACTCCCATGGATTTTGAGTCCAAGGACCCCGAG AACGAGGTGATCAAGCCAACAATCAACGGAGTACTGGACATCATGAGAGCATGTGCCAAATCAAAAACAGTCAGAAAGATAATATTCACGTCATCTGCAGGAACTGTCGATgttgaagaaaagagaaaaccaGTGTACGATGAAAGCTGCTGGAGTGATTTGGACTTTGTTCAGGGTGTAAAAATGACTGGATGG ATGTATTTCGTGTCCAAGACTTTAGCAGAGCAAGCTGCATGGAAGTTTGCTGAAGAGAATAACCTGGATTTTATCAGCATCATACCAACTCTTGTTGTTGGCCCATTTATCATGCAATCAATGCCACCAAGTCTCCTGACAGCACTTTCACTGATCACTG GAAATGAAGCTCATTATGGGATTTTAAAGCAGGGACATTATGTGCACTTGGATGACCTCTGCATGTCTCACATCTTTTTGTACGAGAATCCAAAAGCAGAGGGCCGCTACATCTGCAACTCGGATGATGCTAACATTTACGATCTTGCCAAATTACTCAGAGAAAAATACCCAGAATACAATGTCCCTGATAA GTTCAAAGATATTGATGAGAATCTGGCGTGTGTTGCTTTCTCATCCAAAAAGCTGACGGACTTGGGTTTTGAGTTCAAATACAGCTTGGAGGACATGTTCGCAGGTGCTGTGGAAACATGCAGAGAAAAGGGACTGATTCCCCTTTCTCATAAGAAACAAGCCGTCGAGGAATGCAAAGAAAATGAAGTGCTCGTCCCTGCGTCCTGA